In Hemicordylus capensis ecotype Gifberg chromosome 3, rHemCap1.1.pri, whole genome shotgun sequence, one DNA window encodes the following:
- the HMGB1 gene encoding high mobility group protein B1 — MGKGDPKKPRGKMSSYAFFVQTCREEHKKKHPDASVNFSEFSKKCSERWKTMSAKEKGKFEEMARGDKVRYEREMKNYIPPKGESKKKFKDPNAPKRPPSAFFLFCSEFRPKIKGEHPGLSIGDVAKKLGEMWNGTAADDKQPFEKKAAKLKEKYEKDVAAYRAKGKPEPAKKIAPKPEKSKKKEEEDDDDDDDEEDEDEEEEEEEEDEEDDDE; from the exons ATGGGCAAAGGTGATCCTAAAAAGCCAAGAGGTAAAATGTCCTCATATGCCTTCTTTGTGCAAACTTGCCGGGAAGAGCACAAGAAGAAACACCCAGACGCTTCAGTGAACTTCTCAGAGTTCTCAAAAAAATGTTCAGAAAGGTGGAAG ACTATGTCTGCTAAGGAGAAAGGGAAGTTTGAAGAAATGGCAAGAGGTGACAAGGTTCGTTATGAAAGAGAAATGAAAAATTACATACCACCTAAAGGAGAATCAAAAAAGAAGTTCAAGGACCCAAATGCACCAAAGAGGCCTCC TTCAGCATTTTTTTTGTTCTGCTCTGAGTTTCGTCCAAAAATCAAAGGCGAGCATCCTGGCCTTTCTATTGGGGATGTTGCAAAGAAACTTGGAGAGATGTGGAATGGTACTGCTGCAGATGATAAGCAACCTTTTGAAAAGAAGGCTGCTAAACTGAAGGAGAAATATGAAAAG GATGTTGCTGCATACCGGGCTAAAGGAAAGCCTGAGCCAGCCAAAAAAATAGCCCCTAAGCCTGAGAAGAGcaagaaaaaggaagaggaagatgatgatgacgatgacgatgaggaggatgaagatgaagaggaggaggaagaggaggaagatgaagaggATGATGATGAATAA